From the genome of Alkalimarinus coralli:
GTTGCAGCTATATTTTTGTTAGTGACAAGTCTGCAAATTACCTCAATTGCTAGGTGGTCGATAATTGAGCGAGATATCCAGCAAGAGATAGCTAACCTTGAAGGTTCTGCGAATAATCTGCTTGAAGCTCGCAGTCAGGCGCGTAAAGCCTTGTTGAAGATATCAGACATAAAGAAGCTATTTGTAATGCCTGATACGTTGACAACACAGCTGCAAGTATATCGACGAATCCCGGAGAGTCTTAACCTAAGACTAAAAAAATGGGAGCGTAATATTGAGCAGATTGAAATGACAGTTGAAGGTGAAATTGTCGATACACTGAGTTTAGTTCGGGCGCTAGACGGAGAAGGTTTTACAGATGTAAATGTCACTCGCTCGCGAATCAAAGGGCAGTACAATATCAAGCTTAAAGTAACAGAGCCGTTAGGAAGTATTGTCGAGGGTAGAGAGTGATGAGCTTATCGGATCAGTGGAAGGCAGCTTTGGCTCAGGCTAATCAGGAGTGGCAATCAAATAAACGTTTACAGTACATTACCGTGCTTTCAGTCATACTTTTTTGTTTGTGGTGCTTTGTTCAGTTGGAGTCGTTCCGGCAAAAAAGTGAAAACAGTGCCCGGGCAGCGTTTACTAAACTGCAAGATATGCGTCAGACAGCAAAAGAAAAGAGGTGGCCTGAAAGAGCGGTAGAGAGTGCTGAGGCGCTTACGGTGGTTCGTCAAAAGCTATGGCATGCAGGAAGTGAAGGGGAAGCGCAAGCCACATTAAGGGACTGGCTGGAATTGCAAGCCCGGAATGAAAGGCTGGTTATAGACCGGATAACTGTTGAATTAGGAGACTCGCCTCAAAATGTATCAGTAAGGCCTGTGCAAGCAGAATTTCAAGGCGTATACGAAGTGGGTGTTTGGCAGCGTTTTATGCAAAGGATAAGCACTCATAAACCCTCGATCATTGTCGAGTATGAAGAGATTAACTTTAACAACCCCAGAAAGCTAAAATACAAAGTGAATGTAACCGCTTGGTTCGAATTGGGTTAAGGTGGCGAGACAATGGCAAAACAGCCCGTAGGCATAATAGTAGCGATATCAGTGCTTATATTGGTTAACACAATGTTTTATTTGTTGTTTTATCCAGATATGTTGAGTGTAGAACAGAGTGAAAAAACAGATCGCTGGTTGCTGGTTGATAATCAACCGGTGTCTGCCCCGGATATATCGCAGCTTATAACTGCAGGTTTTTGGGGGGAGAAAGCCACTAAAAAGGGGGCGTCTCAGACAGTAGCGGGAGAGGTACAGGGTGAAGCTCAAGTGCTGCGTCAAAGAATAAGCGCAATAATAGGGGGGGCAAAAGGGTTGGAGGTGTTATTTGAGGTTGGTAAAGAATACCAGCGCTTCAAAAATGGTGACACACTACCCGGAACAAAATGGAGGCTATTAGAGGTATATGCAGATAGGCTAGTGCTAGTGCAAGAAGGGCAGAACCCTCGTCAGCTCAATATTTACAGTGAGGACTCATTGGTAGAAATAGATCAGGGAATGACTGAATCTAACTAAGGTTTCGAAGAGGCGTATTAAACGCTCAATCTGAAGCAATTAATTAACGTAAATGACAGTGTAAGTGATAACCGTAAAGACAATGATTACAAACGTAAATTTAAACAGCATGGCCATGCAAAGTAAGAGTGCTGTCTCTAGCGGCGAGTCACCAGAAAGTGACCGGTTTAAGGGGCGAGTGTTAATGGGGCTTGCGGCTAAGCAGGGTAATTGCAGTGTAGCACTGTTAAGAGGTGCTGCTATTATTTTATTGTCGGTGCTGGCGGCGTCTTGCACGTTGATTCCACAAGAAGAATTTCTCCCGCCTCCGCCACTAAGGGCGGAGCCCATTGGTGTGGCAGCGCAAAAAACGACCCAGCATGAAAGTGTCGAACCCACAGATCAAGAGAAAGATGAAAAACGTAAAGTTAAGCATCGGTTTGAGCGGCCTCCAGTATCCGCTGATCGGCAAGTGCGAACTCAGCTACTTGAAGATGACCCGCTTTTCCCGGTTGATGAGCCGGCAAATATAAATATGAGCTTTGGTGATCTACCTTTACCCGTATTTATTAATGAAGTATTTGCCAATCAGTTATCGCTAGACTTTGAAATGGCGCAGGATGTTGCCAATAAGCAAGACTTAGTAACATTGCGCATTACAGAGCCTAGAAACAGGCAGGACATTTTTAATCTAAGTCGACAAATCCTGGCTAATTACGGAGTGTTAATTGTTCGTCAGGGAGATGTTTTGCGTTTTGTATTAGGTACCGCACCAGGCATTTCATCAGAGCCGCCTCTTATTGTTACGGGTACGGCGTTACCCAGTGTGCCATCAACCCATCGGCCAATATTTTTAATTAGAAGTTTAAAAGTTATCAGTAATAGTGATGCGTATAGCATGCTAAAGACAGTCTTTGAAAAACAATCGTTGAAAGTGGCTCGGGATAACTCGCGCAATGCGGTTACCTTGCAGGGGGCGCCAGATATTGTAAAAAGAGCGGCTGCAGTGCTTGATCTGATAGACAAACCAAAAATGAAAGGTCGGCATAGTTTGCGAATAGAGCCGATGTATACGGATGCAGAAACACTATCAAAAGGGCTTGTGTCCGCCATGGAGCCCCAAGGGTATGATATTGGTAATACCTCAAAAAACACGACATTAGTGCCAATCAATGAACTTAATGCGTTGTTTGTATTTGCGCCCAATGAAGAGATCTTATCGATTGTTCGCCAATGGGTCGAACAATTGGACAGAGTTGTTCAAAAGCCAAATCAAAAAGATGGTTTTTATTGGTATAAGGTAAAGAATACTGGTGCTATACAGTTATCCGAAACGCTTAATGCAATAATGGGGAATAGTTCAGGTCGTACGGGGGAACGTGCGAGTCAGGGTAAAGGTGAGGCTAGCTCAAAAAAAACAACAACGTCTTCAATAGCGGTTGCGGCTTCTTCTCGCAAGAGTGGAAGTTTTGTGGTGGATCAGGCAAGGAATATGTTGCTTTTCCGGGGTGAAGCTGCTCAGTGGCAAGAAATACTGCCTTTAATTCATGACTTAGACAAAGCGCCAGCGCAAGTAATGGTTGAGGTGGTTGTGGCTGATGTAACACTTTCTGAAACATTCAAATTTGGCGTGGAGTGGTCTGTTGACGGGGCTTTAGGTAGTGTGAGTAGCTTGTTTGGTGATGGTGGAGCCGGTGCAGGTATTGGCGGGACAGGGCTAAAGTGGGCTTATTTAAGTAGTTCTGGGGCTACTCGAATTGCTTTAAACGCCTTTGCGAGTGACAATAATGTGTCGATATTGCAAACGCCTAAGGTGCTAGTTAGAAGTGGGGAGACTGCTAGTGTAAATGTGGGTGAGAAAATCCCGGTATTAACGTCTAGAACTGCTGAAGATGAAATTATCGACGGAGATAGTGCTGTTTCACAGCAAATTGAATATCGCGATGTGGGTATTAAGTTAACGGTAACGCCTACCGTTTTTTCGGGTGGTAGAATAGATATGGAGGTATCTCAAGATGTGAGCGCCTCAACAGGGGATGCAAGTACGCCTTCTCTTACACCGATTATCACAACGCGTAACATAGAGACCAATTTAAGTCTGCATGATGGCGGTTCCGTTTTGCTGGGGGGGTTGATTACTAAAAATCAGTCAAAGGGAAACTCTCGCGTGCCTATACTGGGAGATATCCCATGGATAGGGCAATTATTTAGAACTGATAGCACGCAGGCAGGTTCAACAGAGTTAATGATACTCATTGTGCCTTACCTTATAGAGGAACCAGGTCAAGCAGAGGCGTTGACGCGTTCCTTTCGCGAGCAATTGCAGTTGCATCCGGAGAATATTTAAATTTTTGCTTGGCTTGCAGCTGGTTTTGGCGTAAGTTAACCGTGAAATTGATGGATTTGGCTCACGTTTGGTGTTCTTTATAAATGGGATGCAAACGTGGGCCGATACAGTGATGGGAATATATAGAAAAGGATACATTGCGTTGCAAAAAAAAACTTGCATGTTTGCGAATGTCTCCTCTACAATTCTCGTTGTTAGCAGGCGGAGCGCTTCGTCTGCGATTATTTTTAATAAGTTAAGATAAATACCTTACGTAAGTTATTAAATAAAGGATATATGAGAATATGAAAAAAATTCTGCAGAAAACAACGCTTGCTTTAGCAGTGGCTGCTGCTTCCACTGGCGCTATGGCAGGAGATTTGGCTTATACTGCGGCGACTAGTGGTGCTGTTGTAATGGCAAACGAAGTATTTGGTGCTGGCTCAGAGGAAACGTTGGTTGCTGTGCCAGATGTGACTTTTACTGTTGATGTGGTTGACGCTTTAGCTCTAAATGAATTGGTTACTGTGAAATTTACACTCGATAGTGGTGCAGTTTTTGGTGAAGATCTTTCATCTTTGGATAAGTGGGAAGATGCGGGTGTGACGCTAGTTTTTGCAACTGACGGTCTTAATGACTTGGTTGTAGGTGGTGTTGGCGCTGGTCAAACTGCAGGCCTTGGTGCCGCTGCTGCTGCCTCTGGTATGAGTGCGGTTTCCGTAACTCAGGGTGGTGCTATTGGTGATAACACGGTTACATTCCAGTTGACTGTTCAAGATGCAACTGACCTAACTAGTGCACGAGTTGATGGCTTTAAAGTTAAAAACTTAACTGCTGCTCTAGAACGTGGTGTTGCTAACCCTGCTGTTAGGTTGGGCGCAGAGTACCGTAACGTAACCAAAGGTAATGTTACTGATACTGATACTGCTCTGGTTATTTTCTCATCTCAAGATGGTGTTGAGTTAACGGGTACTTTAACTGACTACACTGCTGCCCCAGGTGGTCGTGCACGTATTGATGTTGCCGATACCGAGCTAAGCTTTACTGGTAATCTTGCTGGTAATACTGGTGCAAATGCTGCGCAGGACTTTGACGAGACCGATAACGTTGCGTTTGTTACTCTGGGTGACTTGCAAGTGGTTCGTAGTCAGTATACTGATGCATTAACGAACACTGTAAATGTTAAGAAAGAA
Proteins encoded in this window:
- a CDS encoding secretin N-terminal domain-containing protein — its product is MQSKSAVSSGESPESDRFKGRVLMGLAAKQGNCSVALLRGAAIILLSVLAASCTLIPQEEFLPPPPLRAEPIGVAAQKTTQHESVEPTDQEKDEKRKVKHRFERPPVSADRQVRTQLLEDDPLFPVDEPANINMSFGDLPLPVFINEVFANQLSLDFEMAQDVANKQDLVTLRITEPRNRQDIFNLSRQILANYGVLIVRQGDVLRFVLGTAPGISSEPPLIVTGTALPSVPSTHRPIFLIRSLKVISNSDAYSMLKTVFEKQSLKVARDNSRNAVTLQGAPDIVKRAAAVLDLIDKPKMKGRHSLRIEPMYTDAETLSKGLVSAMEPQGYDIGNTSKNTTLVPINELNALFVFAPNEEILSIVRQWVEQLDRVVQKPNQKDGFYWYKVKNTGAIQLSETLNAIMGNSSGRTGERASQGKGEASSKKTTTSSIAVAASSRKSGSFVVDQARNMLLFRGEAAQWQEILPLIHDLDKAPAQVMVEVVVADVTLSETFKFGVEWSVDGALGSVSSLFGDGGAGAGIGGTGLKWAYLSSSGATRIALNAFASDNNVSILQTPKVLVRSGETASVNVGEKIPVLTSRTAEDEIIDGDSAVSQQIEYRDVGIKLTVTPTVFSGGRIDMEVSQDVSASTGDASTPSLTPIITTRNIETNLSLHDGGSVLLGGLITKNQSKGNSRVPILGDIPWIGQLFRTDSTQAGSTELMILIVPYLIEEPGQAEALTRSFREQLQLHPENI